The genomic stretch ATGATAAAAATGACAGTATgacagtaataatgctcttCTAATAGGTGATAAATCTCTTGAAAAGTGAGgctcatttgtctgtatggtacaaaacaaaataaaaacgaatCCAGCATTAggaggcaaaataaatatatttaaatcataataaaatctctacAATAACACTGCTAGTCATTTCCTGTGTCAGACCGACCCTAATAAAGAAAGGAAACTTTATGTGGCCCTTAGAGAAAGAAGTTTGAGGACTCCTGGTAAAGAAGTTGAAACACACTCCTATAATGCTCAGTTTGCTCGAATTGGTTCAGGAATTGATGGCTCCtgatgtgtgcatgtgcatgtgtgtttttgtgtgttgtgcagTTGTGTgttccacatacacacacactacattggAGCTGGCCGGTGTGGTGAAGTGCAGCACAGGGCGCTCGGCTCTCGCATATATCATGTATGGGTGTTACTGCGGAGTAGGAGGCGAGGGATGGCCTCGAGACCCTGCTGActggtgaacacacacacacaaacacactacacacaaacacacatacagaacacacacaaacacacacacacacacacacacacacacacacacaaacacacgcacacacaaacacactacacacaaacacacacacacacacacgtctgatTCAGAGATATACCGCTCTACATCCCGTCTACTACCGCGTACGTCTGATTCAGAGATATACCGCTCTACACCCTGTCTACTACCCCGTACATCTGATTCAGAGATATACTGCTCTACACCCTGTCTACTACCCTGTACATCTGATTCAGCGATTTACTGCTCCACATCCCGTCTACTACCCTGTACGTCTGATTCAGAGATATACCGCTCTACACCCTATCTACTACACCGTACGTCTGATTCAGAGATATACCACTCTACACCCTATCTACTACACCGTACGTCTGATTCAGAGATATACCGCTCTACACCCTGTCTACTACCCCGTACGTCTGATTCAGAGATATACCGCTCTACACCCCGTACGTCTGATTCAGAGATATACCGCTCTACACCCTGTCTACTACCCCGTACATCTGATTCAGAGATATACCGCTCTACACCCCGTCTACTACCCCGTACGTCTGATTCAGAGATATACCGCTCTACACCCTGTCTACTACCCCGTACATCTGATTCAGCGATTTACCGCTCCACATCCCGTCTACTACCCCGTACGTCTGATTTGGAGATATACCGCTCTACACCCTGTCTACTACCCCGTACGTCCGATTCAGAGATATACCGCTCTACACCCCGTCTACTACCCCGTACATCTGATTCAGAGATATACCGCTCTACACCCCGTTTACTACCCCGTACGTCTGATTCAGAGATATACTACTCTACACCCCGTCTCCTACCCCATACATCTGATTCAGAGATATACCGCTCTACACCCCGTTTACTACCCCGTACGTCTGATTCAGAGATATACTGCTCTACACCCTGTCTACTACCCCGTACTTCTGATTCAGAGATATACCGCTCTACACCCCATCTACTACCCCGTACGTCTGATTCAGAGATATACCGCTCTACACCCCGTCTCCTACCCCATACGTCTGAATCAGAGATATACCGCTCTACATCCCGTCTACTACCCCGTACGTCTGATTCAGAGATATACCGCTCTACCCCCTATCTACTACCCCGTACATATGATTCAGAGATATACCGCAGGTATGTCTGATACAGAGATATATGCTCTACACCCCATCTACTACCCTGTATGTCTGATTTGGGGATGCATGATAGACTTTTGGATAAAACTCCTTTATTAAGCACTTTATAAGCACTTTACATGCCAGCCGTCCCAAAACTGCAGCCCCCACATTtgaacacactatacacaaacacacacacaacacacacccacacaccacacaaacaccacacaaacatacacacacaacacacacacacaacacacacacacaccacacaaacacaccacacacacacacacacacacacacatacacacacacacacacaaacacaccacacagacacaaacacaccacacacaaacacactgaggGAGAAGTTGTGTATGATTACAGCAAGTAAGTAGATACATTTTGAGATAAGTGAAGGCTGCCTGttacaaacccacacacacacacacacacacacacacacacacacacacaaacacactacacacgcaacacacaaacacaccacacagacacaaacacaccacacacaaacacactgaggGAGAAGTTGTGTATGATTACAGCAAGTAAGTAGATACATTTTGAGATAAGTGAAGGCTGCCTgttacaaatgcacacacacacacacacacacacacacacacacacacacacacacacacatacacacacacaagtaactattgaaaatatatatgtataatataaacctgcactcttgtctgaccaatcacaatccagaaagCTTCCTCACAATCATCCCACTGTAACCATGACAACCAGCAGGAATAGACTGTAATTAAACAGCTGGACCTAGTGACATGTGGTGTTGGTGTTAGGACGTGATTTTCAGCGCAGTTACTGTGCATAATGCTTTATCagttattaatgtgtgtgtgtgtgtgtgtgtgtgtgtgtgtgtgtgtgtgtgagaggtgttgTCACAAGCACGACTGCTGCTACGCAAAGGCCGAGGATCAAGGATGTTACACAAAGGCAAACATGTATCCATGGAGCTGTGACAGCCAATCACTAGACTgcggtatacacacacacacacacacacacacacacacacacacacacacacacacagacacacacacacataacacaccacacataacgcaccacacaaacacacacacacacacacacacacacacacacacacacacacacacacacacacacacacacacacacacacacacacacacacac from Silurus meridionalis isolate SWU-2019-XX chromosome 24, ASM1480568v1, whole genome shotgun sequence encodes the following:
- the LOC124378303 gene encoding phospholipase A2-like — protein: MAVMYTTPLLILTVVCSTYTHTTLELAGVVKCSTGRSALAYIMYGCYCGVGGEGWPRDPADWCCHKHDCCYAKAEDQGCYTKANMYPWSCDSQSLDCGSLKDRCEKMLCVCDREAAKCLKKAPYNLKYVAWPDFLCGADLPTCAYY